Proteins encoded within one genomic window of Triticum aestivum cultivar Chinese Spring chromosome 2D, IWGSC CS RefSeq v2.1, whole genome shotgun sequence:
- the LOC123052202 gene encoding eukaryotic translation initiation factor 5A-2 — protein sequence MSDSEDHHFESKADAGASKTYPMQAGAIRKGGFLVIKNRPCKVVEVSTSKTGKHGHAKCHFVALDIFNGKKLEDIVPSSHNCDVPHVDRTEYQLIDISEDGFVSLLTDNGSTKDDLKLPTDDAILTQLKDGFAEGKDLALTVMSAMGEEQICAVKDVGPR from the exons ATGTCGGACTCCGAGGACCACCACTTCGAGTCCAAGGCGGACGCGGGGGCGTCCAAGACCTACCCTATGCAGGCCGGCGCCATCCGGAAGGGCGGCTTCCTCGTCATCAAGAACCGCCCCTGCAAG GTGGTGGAGGTTTCTACCTCGAAGACTGGAAAGCATGGTCATGCTAAATGCCACTTTGTTGCCTTAGATATATTCAATGGTAAAAAGCTTGAGGACATTGTTCCTTCATCCCACAACTGTGAT GTGCCACATGTGGACCGTACTGAGTATCAGCTGATTGACATATCAGAGGATGGATTT GTGAGCCTTCTTACTGATAATGGTAGCACTAAGGATGATCTTAAACTCCCAACTGATGACGCTATCCTGACCCAG CTCAAGGATGGATTTGCTGAGGGGAAAGATCTCGCACTGACAGTCATGTCGGCCATGGGGGAGGAGCAGATCTGCGCAGTCAAGGACGTCGGCCCCAGGTAA